From Phycisphaerales bacterium, a single genomic window includes:
- a CDS encoding HlyD family efflux transporter periplasmic adaptor subunit produces the protein MAKYITFILSAVGLAVGVWAVSTAKQEPPVVPLAREASVNPFSNGVAALGLVEPAGREVEVLPPEPGMVMEVFVQVGDRVEAGAPLFRLDTRRLEADLMRAQAAVATGKAEIARWEALPRAEDLPPLEAAVTRAEAIVRDRQDTLQRTQEALQRNALSERDLSAARFALEAAQAELVTAQANLARAKAGGWQPDLVVAQAALGVQEQEVAALKLLIDRLTVRAPRAGMVLRREVEPGEFITNETLRPAMILGDLSKLHIRAQVDEEDIALVGGSPRAVARTRGAAPVQVPLTLLRVEPYARPKTDLLGINTERVDTRVIDVVFEAGAPEGAVYPGMGVDVFIEAVARPAGGAPPAPSAGAGRTSAPRPS, from the coding sequence ATGGCGAAGTACATCACGTTCATCCTCTCGGCGGTCGGGCTCGCGGTGGGCGTGTGGGCGGTGTCCACGGCCAAGCAGGAGCCGCCAGTCGTGCCGCTCGCACGCGAGGCGTCGGTGAACCCGTTCAGCAACGGGGTGGCGGCGCTGGGGCTGGTGGAGCCCGCCGGGCGCGAAGTTGAGGTTCTCCCGCCGGAGCCGGGGATGGTGATGGAAGTATTCGTGCAGGTGGGCGATCGCGTGGAGGCGGGTGCGCCGCTGTTCCGGCTTGATACGCGTCGGCTGGAGGCTGACCTGATGCGGGCGCAGGCGGCGGTGGCCACGGGCAAGGCCGAGATCGCGCGGTGGGAGGCGCTGCCGCGGGCGGAGGACCTGCCGCCGCTGGAGGCGGCGGTCACGCGCGCGGAGGCGATCGTGCGCGACCGGCAGGACACGCTCCAGCGGACGCAGGAGGCGCTCCAGCGGAACGCCCTCAGCGAGCGGGACCTCTCGGCCGCACGCTTCGCGCTCGAGGCGGCACAGGCGGAGCTTGTCACAGCGCAGGCGAACCTGGCTCGAGCAAAGGCGGGCGGCTGGCAGCCGGACCTGGTGGTGGCGCAGGCGGCGCTGGGCGTGCAGGAGCAGGAGGTCGCGGCACTGAAGCTGCTGATCGATCGGCTGACGGTGCGGGCGCCGCGGGCGGGCATGGTGCTGCGGCGGGAGGTGGAGCCGGGCGAGTTCATCACGAACGAGACGCTGCGCCCGGCGATGATCCTTGGAGATCTTTCGAAGCTGCACATCCGGGCGCAGGTGGACGAGGAGGACATCGCGCTGGTGGGTGGATCGCCGCGGGCGGTGGCGCGGACGCGCGGCGCGGCCCCGGTGCAGGTGCCGCTCACGCTGCTGCGGGTGGAGCCCTATGCCCGCCCGAAGACCGACCTGCTGGGCATCAACACCGAGCGTGTGGACACGCGGGTGATCGACGTGGTGTTCGAGGCGGGCGCGCCGGAGGGCGCGGTGTACCCGGGCATGGGGGTGGACGTGTTTATCGAGGCTGTCGCGCGGCCGGCGGGCGGCGCCCCTCCCGCTCCTTCGGCCGGTGCGGGTCGGACGTCAGCTCCTCGCCCTTCCTGA
- a CDS encoding DUF3568 family protein, with protein MPRPAPLLAAAAILTLLPGCTAPVITGVAAVAEYGTSTFNSGALETYYPNRFYDTVVAVRTAISQLGLRPISDVPDEGNAFVYIKAVDETDAEIWFRIRRRGEMLTMVSIRVGLLGDEPYATALSKHITALLDPDSNQATPPPDLRIRKGEELTSDPHRPKEREGRRPPAARQPR; from the coding sequence ATGCCGAGACCTGCCCCGCTCCTCGCCGCCGCCGCGATCCTCACCCTGCTCCCCGGCTGCACCGCCCCCGTCATCACCGGCGTCGCCGCCGTCGCCGAGTACGGCACCAGCACCTTCAACAGCGGCGCCCTCGAGACCTACTACCCCAACCGCTTCTACGACACCGTCGTGGCCGTGCGCACCGCCATCTCGCAGCTCGGCCTGCGGCCGATCTCCGATGTCCCCGACGAAGGCAACGCGTTCGTCTACATCAAGGCCGTCGACGAGACCGACGCCGAGATCTGGTTCCGCATCCGGCGGCGTGGCGAGATGCTCACCATGGTCAGCATCCGCGTCGGGCTGCTGGGCGATGAGCCCTACGCCACCGCGCTCAGCAAGCACATCACCGCCCTGCTCGATCCCGACTCCAACCAGGCGACGCCCCCGCCCGACCTGCGAATCAGGAAGGGCGAGGAGCTGACGTCCGACCCGCACCGGCCGAAGGAGCGGGAGGGGCGCCGCCCGCCGGCCGCGCGACAGCCTCGATAA